A genomic region of Mycobacterium sp. Aquia_213 contains the following coding sequences:
- a CDS encoding type III polyketide synthase, with the protein MDTGPSIAAAAVEFPDNYHPQEALIDRLSTVLGPHFRRFALTAGVEHRHLAVSMDRMEQLSGFTEANEAYLEVALEIGERALLRAFDEAKVNPSEVDIVFSTTVTGLAVPSLEARLAGRVGLRPDVKRVPLFGLGCAAGAAGVARMHDYLRAFPDQVAALLAVELCTLTIQRDDSSVANLVATSLFGDGAAAVITKGADRAGDESRGPRVSATRSRLYPDTEEVMGWKIGSEGFQIVLSADVVNVAQKYLGDDVRKFLADHGLTPQDISRWVCHPGGPAVIEAVEEVFELPGDALDRTRNSLRDNGNLSSVSVLDVLRANLADPPPPGSIGLMIAMGPAFCSELVLLAW; encoded by the coding sequence ATCGACACGGGACCCTCGATCGCAGCAGCTGCGGTCGAATTCCCCGACAACTATCACCCGCAAGAAGCGCTCATCGACAGGCTGAGCACCGTCCTCGGCCCACACTTCAGGCGATTCGCTCTCACCGCAGGCGTCGAGCACCGCCACCTCGCGGTGTCGATGGACCGCATGGAGCAGCTGAGCGGTTTCACCGAGGCAAACGAGGCCTATCTCGAAGTAGCACTGGAAATAGGTGAGCGGGCGCTGCTGAGGGCGTTTGACGAGGCCAAGGTCAATCCGTCGGAGGTCGACATCGTTTTCTCGACCACGGTCACCGGGCTGGCCGTACCGTCACTCGAGGCACGGCTGGCGGGCCGGGTCGGGCTACGCCCGGACGTCAAGCGCGTCCCGTTGTTCGGCTTGGGTTGCGCAGCGGGCGCGGCTGGGGTGGCCCGCATGCATGACTACCTGCGCGCCTTTCCCGACCAGGTGGCAGCGCTGCTGGCGGTGGAACTGTGCACACTGACGATTCAGCGCGACGACAGTTCGGTGGCCAATCTGGTTGCCACCAGCCTGTTTGGCGATGGCGCCGCCGCCGTCATCACCAAGGGCGCCGACCGCGCCGGTGACGAAAGTCGGGGCCCTCGGGTGTCGGCTACCCGAAGCCGGCTCTACCCGGACACCGAGGAAGTCATGGGGTGGAAAATTGGCAGCGAGGGCTTCCAGATCGTCCTGTCGGCGGACGTGGTGAACGTCGCCCAGAAGTACCTCGGTGACGACGTCCGCAAATTCCTCGCCGATCACGGGCTCACACCGCAGGACATCTCTCGATGGGTCTGTCACCCCGGCGGTCCGGCAGTGATCGAGGCGGTTGAGGAAGTGTTCGAATTGCCCGGCGACGCCCTCGATCGCACCCGAAACTCGTTGCGCGACAACGGAAATTTGTCATCGGTCTCGGTGCTGGATGTGCTTCGGGCCAACTTGGCGGATCCGCCGCCACCTGGTTCGATCGGTCTCATGATCGCGATGGGTCCGGCATTCTGCTCCGAGCTCGTTCTGCTGGCCTGGTAG